acctacacctgctcTCACACCTTCGTCCAGCTCCGCGGAACCATCACCTAAGAAACCTAGGTTACCGACGTTACATACTGGTAAAAAGAAGATGGGATTAGATGCGTTCTTGACTAAGAAAGGGGAAGTGACTAATGtcaaaagagaagaatccCCTTCCTTGGTCATGGTGTCGACATCGGTACAAAtacaagaagaggaggatgatcttcCTGTGATTATATCTGGTGAGAACTCGGAAGCAGGACCTTCGAAGCTTCCGAGATCTACTATTCATGATGAAATCAACAGAACATGGAAATGTCCCAAATGTCACGAAACCATCTCAACATCCGATGAAATAGAACAAGAAGCACGAGTAGTACTATTGAGAGCGATGAAACAGGAACATGAAGATTGGCATTTCGCATTATCTTTgcaagatggtgatggtccTTCTTCAGTAACTTCAAACTCGACATCATCAAGTAGAACGAATGGAGGCACAGCatcaggaaagaagaaaaagaagaaaccaGAAGGTATCAAGGCGTTTTTCAAACCAAAGTAAAGTAGTATATAGATCTTATCCACATAGCATCATGTTCTCTTATCATCTAGTGTTTCTTGTACTTGTACCAGGGAAGTATAAGTGTTGTACAAGTGTATTAcaaatatacatatatgcattCAATGTATGATTCCACGAAACATGCATTTTTATATAGTATTTTAAGCTATTTTGAAGGGGATAGTATATGTTGTGTTTTGGTGGTTTTGACgttttttctctttttctctctcttccaaaaAAAGGGAAAAACAAAACCTACGAGATAATAGCTAAAGTACaatcttttctttctctctcagAAGTGCCGTTCttaagaaagaagagaacaaagatgaaatgataaTAAGATGACTTAAGTCACTGAGTGTTAGGGACTATCATATATGAACAACACGCTACTTTTACCCATACTGTCTGTATACCCATGAAACAAATCAATCAAactgtaccatcttccactatcatcctctttcccctaCTCCTCAGTCATAGTCCATTCACAACTCATCTTGAATCAACTCTTCCAACTTGGACTAGCACCGTATGTACCTGTATTACCCCATCCAGGTCTTACTTGTCCATTGGCATTTCCATTGGGTCTCTGTCCAGCTCCATTTTGTCCGTTGGCCTGAGCCCCATTGCCATTCGCACCGTACGCAGGTGAGGCAGGCGAATAGGCGGGTGAGGCAGGACTAGTTCATCACATCGCATACGTCAATCAGCTTAATATATTTCCTGAcgtgatgatgaagggaaagtcactcacctgtACGCTGGACTGGCAGGGGAATAAGCTGGACTAGCAGGTGAGTATGCAGGACTAGCAGGAGAGTAAGTAGGAGACGTGGGGCTGAACTGAGGACTCGTTGGGCTATACAAACATTTCAGGATCAGTAGCCATATTTCAACCGTGTAAGGTATAGACCACTCACGAATACCTTGGACTGGTAGCTTGGAATGCCGCCGGACTAGTTGGACTATAAGTCGGTGAGGTAGGTGAGAACGCAGGCGAGGCAGGCGAGTATCTAGGACTGGTAGGCGAGTACTGTGGTGAGGTAActcccatacctcccatTGGTGAAGTAGGGGAGTAGGCAGGCGAAGCAGGAGAATAAGGTGAAGCTCGGTTCATACCTGCACCAGCACCTGTTCCTGCATATGCAGGTGAGGCGGGCGAGTaggtaggtgaagaaggtgagaaagatggtgaggCAGGAGAAAATTGAGGACTGGATGGTGAATATTGAGGTGAGGTGGGTGAATAGGCAGGCGAAGTCGCTCCTCCGAATCCACCTCTTGGTACCCAAGGTGAAGCTGCGCCTGCACCTGCGAAGGGGGAGGTGGGCGAATAGGCTGGACTGGTAACTGCGAATGGGGACGTAGGAGAATATCcagcaggtgaagaaggtgaatatccGGCTGCTGCAGGCGACATTCCACCGTGCATTGGTGAGGTTCCGTATCCCATATAGGCGAAgttaccaccttcctcattGTTTGAAGTTTGCATTGGTGAGAAAGCAGCTGATCCGACTGATCCTTTCGCTCCATCCCACATTGGTGAGAAGTTGTCGTAGGGCGTCATAGCTCCACCAGGTGTCATACCTCCCGCTAATCCACCAGAGGCAGCCAACATGTTTTGAACAGGTAATCGATGATCGACAATCACATCCTTCAACATGTTCATGTCTAAGGATACGTCGAACGCTCCTGTTCCCATTGGTGCCATTTGACCAAGAAGTACATTCTCCGCTACACCTCGACAATCATCTACGTCACCTACAGCCGCAGCTTCCAAGAGAATTTCGACGGTCtcttcgaaagatgatcgCGATAAGGCACCAGCGTCCGTACGGTTGATACCATGTCGGGTAATTGACATTAAAGATCCCTTTGAACACATAAGATCACAGAGTAAAGCCAAGTGTCGGTAATTGACATATGAACCACCCATTTCTATGACACCGTTCAGTTCCTTGTATAGGGCATTTCGAGCACCTTCAATACCGAGAGTTGTGTATACCTCGTAACAGTTATTAGAGTATGTTCGTGGCCCATCTACACCATCTACAGCCATGACTTCCTTCAGGTTGATACCATCCGTTTCGAGGAACCACTCTTTCGCTTGATCGTATTCACCATGTTGGGAAAGCACCACCTGTTTACCTTCTGAAATGAACACTCTCTGAATACCTTTGATACCACCCAACACCACTTGATCCAACAAGGTGCCTTCGATTCGCTTCAGGAACATATCTTCGTCACCTAGtaactcttcatcttctttctctgctaCAACTCTCAATCGAATGATCAATTTAGGCGCGTTATCTTCTGAGTGTATCACAAAGAcatcttttccaacttgTTCTGCTATGGCATTTACAATTTGGGACATCTCATAACCACCTTCCAATACCTTGGCTCGATCAAGTTCTAAACGGAGCAACCATGGCGAGTGTAGTTCCAATCGAATGTCTTCATCTGGGATAGCGAAGAACGCATCCACGAaatcttgatcctcttcgATATCTGTTGAATCCAGCTTAGGATCGTAGAAAATCTCGACTGATGCAGTGATATCTCTGAGACGTGTGTAAGTGAGTTTTCGCATGATCTGATGCGCGTCTTCCTCCGTACGACTATATTCAGGATCAAGGTAGACATTCAGTGCAGGAGTTCGGATATTCACTGCGACGTTGATGATTTCCTTCAATCGAGGTACACCACCGGTAACAGATTTAGAGGCTACACCCGCATAATGGAAAGTATTCAATGTCATCTGGGTAGCAGGTTCACCGATAGACTGAGCAGCGAGGGTTCCGACCATTTCAGATGCGTTGACGACAGCTTTATTGAAGATTTGCTCAATTTCTCCAATAACCCAATCGAAAGCTTCTCTATTCAGGTGATACTCTTCTATCACTCGTCGAGTGGCAAGATGTGATCGAAGGAGCATGTTGAAGACGAGAGTGGCGTTATGCTGAGCATCTCTACTGAGCTTGTCGTCACCTCGAACCACCACCAATCGATCTGAGAGAGCTTGTCGCTGCTCTATAAGGTATGCTGGGTCAAGATCACTAGGAACTCTAGGATCAATATGGAAGATCTGCTGAGAGTTCTGGATGACTCGCTGAATGTTgacaggaagaggatgacCAGGAGTACCATCGGTATAGATATGGTCTCTGAGCAATTGTCGATCTTCAGTATATTGACGGAATTCTTCATCGAGTAATGTCTGCAGCTCCACTGAGCTCTGATCGATACCTGCTTGCAAAGCACCCTTCTTGAAACCACCTGTCGCACTCAAGACGTCGATCTTGTATCTTCGCTCGAAAGCTTTATTTGATAGACGGATGATATCGAGACTCTACAGTGACTAGGTCAGGACTGCATGATTCCACGCAGTGCTttctgactcacctgcttctCCATTGCAGAACcatccataccatcttcaccgtATAAGAATTGTACTACATCTCCAACCGAGTTTCTCACCGTACCATCATATCCAACTTTAAGATCTTCCATCGCTTTGACCAATCTTCGCTGGATATAACCCGTTTCAGCAGTTTTCACCGCAGTATCAATCaaaccttctcttcctcccatGGCGTGGAACCAGAACTCTTGAGGAGTTAATCCTCGAAGATACGAATTCTCTACGAAACCTCTTGATTCTGGACCATAATCATCCCTGGAGAAATGCGGTAATGAACGATGCTTGAACCCGAACGTTATACGTTTTCCTTCGACGAACTGTTGTCCTACGACACCTGACATCTGAGAGATATTGATGAAAGAACCTTTTGATCCAGACACTACCATCTGTTTGACGTTGTTATCTCCCTTCAGGTTATCCTGCGTGGTTTTACCGGTCCAATCTCTCGCTTTGTTCAATTCGTTGGCAATTGATGCTTCTAAAGTTTCTCTGATCGTCATACCTGGTTTAGGTTTCATCTTGTTCGCCTCTGCTTCTGAGATCAGCCTTTGTACCGCCTCTTTAGCTTCCACCATTCGATTTGTGATTCCTGCCATGGTAGCTTTGTCGACGATGGTATCACCGATACCAACCGAGAAACCGTAATGTAATAGCCAGAAATTGATCATCTGTTGACAAGCTGAAAACCAATCTCGGGCTGCTACTGGACCTAATTCTCGGAAGATGACATGTACCAAACCGTCATTGGCAGCACCAGCCATATTTTTTACGATGGTACCGTATATCAATTCACCGTTATCTATCAACACATTCTCATCGGTCACATCAATGGGTGATGGCTTCtcattgttcttcttggtgATATTGATACCTTTGGGAATCGTCATCGATAGAAGCTGTTTACCGGTCCACATTGGTTTAGGCTTCAGAATAGCAGGCGGTGGTATTGTACCGTCCCAGCCGACCGTCCAAAGGAGGATATGCTGCACTTGTAGCCAATCGAGAAGGTTATCTCGTAGGGTGAACTTTCGGATACCACAAAGAGTATCTTGCACGATACCCATGACGGGCTTGTTCGCCTGGGGCGAGACAATCTGCAGAGAAAGTAGCAATGTAAGCCCAAGCTTGAGAAACATTCAGCTCGGCGCTTAGATATGTACCTGTCTGGGAACCCAAGCTATCTGACTGAGCTCTGCTCGTGTCTCTTCGCTTTGCGGTACACTGCAAAGAAATGATTAGCAGGGTTCATATGACTCTCAGGATGATACTTACTGCAAGTTCATTTCGTCACCATCGAAATCGGCATTATAAGGTGAAGTGCTATAGTATAAAGTCAGCTTCGGTCAAATGATACGTCTCGCATACGTACACCGAGAGATTCAGACGGAAAGCTAGAGAACAACGTCAGCTATGAGATATCACCTGATTAAAAATAAGACTGACTAGAATAGTTCATAAGCTTGACCCTATGAGACATCATGGACATCTTATGCAAACTCGGTTGACGATTGAATAGAACGAAGCTAAATCCATGATGAGCTTGACTCTATGGGCATAACGAAACATGTAGCTCACTCTCCATCCTTGAGGTGTCTCTCTACGATCCAACCAAACTGCAGACTGATAGGTT
The nucleotide sequence above comes from Kwoniella europaea PYCC6329 chromosome 1, complete sequence. Encoded proteins:
- a CDS encoding DNA-directed RNA polymerase II subunit RPB1; amino-acid sequence: MTVTFPYSSAPAKQIKEIQFGVMSPEEIKAFSVAKIEYTEVMDEATNRQKVGGLMDPKMGTIDRNFKCQTCLEGMAECPGHFGHIELARPVFHAGFIIKVKKILECVCYSCGKLKVDMRDPMVANVVRRVKAQHRLRAVWVLAKDKKVCETDSLEDNQDGDATAEDQFMAEQGKPKGHGGCGHEQPLWRKKGLKLTGIWKPTDKGEDTAEPEERNVSPGEVHNILKKIPPEDLHIMGLNAEYARPDWMILTVLPVPPAAVRPSIAIDGGALRSEDDLTYKLQSIIKFNGIVRRMEAEGVPPSVVNEQFDLLQYHVATYMDNEIAGLPRDQHKAGRAIKAIRARLKGKEGRMRGNLMGKRVDFSARTVITGDPNLQLDQVGVPRSIAMTLTYPERVTPYNIVYLQTLVNNGPATYPGARYYVKDTGERVDLKYRKSGEPISLQFGWIVERHLKDGDFVLFNRQPSLHKMSMMSHRVKLMNYSTFRLNLSVTSPYNADFDGDEMNLHVPQSEETRAELSQIAWVPRQIVSPQANKPVMGIVQDTLCGIRKFTLRDNLLDWLQVQHILLWTVGWDGTIPPPAILKPKPMWTGKQLLSMTIPKGINITKKNNEKPSPIDVTDENVLIDNGELIYGTIVKNMAGAANDGLVHVIFRELGPVAARDWFSACQQMINFWLLHYGFSVGIGDTIVDKATMAGITNRMVEAKEAVQRLISEAEANKMKPKPGMTIRETLEASIANELNKARDWTGKTTQDNLKGDNNVKQMVVSGSKGSFINISQMSGVVGQQFVEGKRITFGFKHRSLPHFSRDDYGPESRGFVENSYLRGLTPQEFWFHAMGGREGLIDTAVKTAETGYIQRRLVKAMEDLKVGYDGTVRNSVGDVVQFLYGEDGMDGSAMEKQSLDIIRLSNKAFERRYKIDVLSATGGFKKGALQAGIDQSSVELQTLLDEEFRQYTEDRQLLRDHIYTDGTPGHPLPVNIQRVIQNSQQIFHIDPRVPSDLDPAYLIEQRQALSDRLVVVRGDDKLSRDAQHNATLVFNMLLRSHLATRRVIEEYHLNREAFDWVIGEIEQIFNKAVVNASEMVGTLAAQSIGEPATQMTLNTFHYAGVASKSVTGGVPRLKEIINVAVNIRTPALNVYLDPEYSRTEEDAHQIMRKLTYTRLRDITASVEIFYDPKLDSTDIEEDQDFVDAFFAIPDEDIRLELHSPWLLRLELDRAKVLEGGYEMSQIVNAIAEQVGKDVFVIHSEDNAPKLIIRLRVVAEKEDEELLGDEDMFLKRIEGTLLDQVVLGGIKGIQRVFISEGKQVVLSQHGEYDQAKEWFLETDGINLKEVMAVDGVDGPRTYSNNCYEVYTTLGIEGARNALYKELNGVIEMGGSYVNYRHLALLCDLMCSKGSLMSITRHGINRTDAGALSRSSFEETVEILLEAAAVGDVDDCRGVAENVLLGQMAPMGTGAFDVSLDMNMLKDVIVDHRLPVQNMLAASGGLAGGMTPGGAMTPYDNFSPMWDGAKGSVGSAAFSPMQTSNNEEGGNFAYMGYGTSPMHGGMSPAAAGYSPSSPAGYSPTSPFAVTSPAYSPTSPFAGAGAASPWVPRGGFGGATSPAYSPTSPQYSPSSPQFSPASPSFSPSSPTYSPASPAYAGTGAGAGMNRASPYSPASPAYSPTSPMGGMGVTSPQYSPTSPRYSPASPAFSPTSPTYSPTSPAAFQATSPRYSPTSPQFSPTSPTYSPASPAYSPASPAYSPASPAYSPASPAYSPASPAYGANGNGAQANGQNGAGQRPNGNANGQVRPGWGNTGTYGASPSWKS